The Collimonas fungivorans Ter331 genome has a segment encoding these proteins:
- a CDS encoding GNAT family N-acetyltransferase, whose translation MSAHIIRPLVSLDYEFLSSVVDDWWGGRPVRALVHRIFFDHLNASSFAIGPSDAVQAFLIGFVSQSDPKVAYIHFVGVSPAARAGGLARMLYEHFFNVVSAQGCTEVRSITSAVNTGSIAFHRKLGFTLLPGSGEIGGVPVTLDYAGEGQHRVLFRKAL comes from the coding sequence ATGAGCGCACACATTATCCGTCCTCTTGTATCTTTGGATTACGAGTTCCTCTCCTCCGTAGTCGATGACTGGTGGGGCGGCCGTCCTGTCCGTGCGCTGGTCCATCGCATATTTTTCGACCATCTGAACGCAAGCAGTTTCGCCATAGGCCCGTCGGACGCTGTCCAGGCATTCCTGATCGGCTTTGTGTCGCAGTCCGATCCCAAAGTGGCATACATCCATTTCGTCGGCGTAAGCCCTGCGGCACGCGCCGGCGGCCTCGCCCGCATGCTTTACGAACATTTTTTCAACGTGGTCAGCGCCCAAGGCTGCACAGAGGTGCGCAGCATCACATCCGCGGTCAATACCGGCTCGATCGCATTTCATCGCAAACTGGGATTTACACTTCTTCCCGGATCCGGCGAAATCGGCGGCGTCCCGGTTACTCTCGATTATGCCGGGGAAGGACAACATCGCGTCCTGTTCCGTAAAGCGCTGTAA
- a CDS encoding response regulator, with product MLISEILKASILIVDDQEANVMLLEQMLRKAGYAHITSTMDPHTVVPLHLAHRYDLILLDLQMPEMDGFQVMEGLKEIETAGYLPVLVITAQPAHKLRALQAGAKDFVSKPFDLVEVQTRIHNMLEVRLLYRKLDNYNKVLEQTVLERTAELRESEARFKSLTELSSDWYWEQDPQGKFTKVSGPVFDMLGIDADNTDGALSIAAAGRWNEAERVQLEDNIANRRPFLDFIYSRRNADGTLQYLQVSGEPMFDSASLFIGYRGIGMDVTERMNRDLEK from the coding sequence ATGCTTATATCCGAAATCCTGAAGGCCAGCATCCTGATCGTCGATGATCAGGAAGCCAATGTCATGCTGCTGGAACAAATGCTGCGCAAAGCCGGTTATGCACACATCACGTCGACGATGGATCCGCACACGGTCGTCCCGCTGCACCTGGCGCATCGCTACGACTTGATCCTGCTCGATCTGCAAATGCCGGAAATGGATGGCTTCCAGGTCATGGAAGGCCTGAAGGAAATCGAAACCGCGGGGTATCTGCCGGTGCTGGTCATCACGGCGCAGCCGGCGCACAAGCTGCGTGCGCTGCAAGCGGGCGCCAAGGATTTTGTCAGCAAGCCATTCGACCTGGTTGAGGTGCAAACGCGCATCCACAACATGCTGGAGGTGCGGCTGCTGTATCGGAAACTGGACAACTACAACAAGGTGCTGGAACAGACCGTGCTGGAACGCACGGCAGAACTGCGCGAGAGCGAAGCCCGCTTCAAGAGTCTGACGGAACTGTCTTCGGACTGGTACTGGGAACAGGATCCGCAAGGAAAATTCACCAAGGTATCCGGCCCGGTTTTCGACATGCTCGGGATCGATGCCGACAATACGGACGGTGCGCTCAGCATTGCGGCGGCAGGACGCTGGAACGAGGCCGAGCGAGTACAGCTGGAAGACAACATTGCAAACCGCCGTCCCTTCCTCGATTTCATCTACAGCCGCCGCAATGCCGACGGCACCCTGCAATACCTTCAGGTAAGCGGAGAGCCGATGTTCGATTCAGCCAGCCTTTTCATCGGCTACCGCGGCATCGGCATGGATGTCACCGAGCGCATGAACCGCGACCTGGAAAAATAG
- a CDS encoding aldo/keto reductase family oxidoreductase, with protein sequence MSSIEQSGTFALGHRTVKRLGYGAMQLAGPGVFGPPKDRNAALAVLREAVARGVNHIDTSDFYGPHITNQLIREALHPYRDDLAIVTKISARRGDDGSWIPAMSPEELTQAVHDNLHNLGLDVLDVVNLRSMLGIHGPVEGSIEEPLTVVAELQRQGLVRHIGLSNVTPAQVAEGRKICEIVCVQNHYNLAHRQDDAMVDELARDGIAYVPFFPLGGFTPLQSSTLSGVAARLGATPMQVALAWLLRRSPNILLIPGTSSIAHLHENLAAAELALPDDAVKELDSVANISAT encoded by the coding sequence ATGTCCAGCATCGAACAATCCGGCACATTCGCGCTTGGCCACCGCACCGTAAAACGACTCGGCTACGGCGCCATGCAACTCGCAGGACCAGGCGTGTTCGGCCCACCCAAGGATCGCAACGCGGCGCTGGCCGTGCTGCGCGAAGCCGTCGCGCGCGGGGTCAACCACATTGACACCAGCGACTTCTACGGCCCGCACATCACTAACCAGCTGATCCGCGAAGCGCTGCACCCTTATCGCGATGATCTTGCCATCGTCACCAAGATCAGCGCCCGGCGCGGCGACGACGGATCGTGGATTCCAGCCATGTCGCCCGAAGAACTGACCCAGGCGGTGCACGACAACCTGCACAACCTGGGCCTGGATGTGCTCGACGTGGTTAACCTGCGCAGCATGCTCGGCATCCACGGACCGGTCGAAGGATCGATCGAAGAGCCGCTCACGGTTGTAGCCGAGTTGCAGCGGCAAGGACTGGTGCGCCACATCGGGCTCAGCAACGTCACCCCGGCGCAGGTCGCGGAAGGACGCAAGATCTGCGAAATCGTCTGCGTGCAAAACCACTACAATCTCGCGCATCGGCAAGACGACGCCATGGTCGACGAGCTGGCGCGGGACGGCATCGCCTACGTACCCTTCTTTCCGCTCGGCGGCTTCACCCCGCTGCAATCTTCGACCTTGTCGGGCGTCGCTGCACGCCTCGGCGCCACGCCCATGCAGGTCGCGCTGGCCTGGCTGCTGCGCCGCTCGCCCAACATCCTGCTGATCCCGGGCACCTCGTCTATCGCCCACTTGCACGAGAACCTGGCCGCAGCCGAACTGGCGCTGCCGGACGATGCAGTCAAAGAATTGGACAGCGTGGCGAATATCAGCGCCACTTGA
- a CDS encoding nuclear transport factor 2 family protein, with amino-acid sequence MTKFSRYALAIALFALSPLGHSAMADDRPSLNGGTGHMPSEDSRKQIQEVLDNYAKSVTTGDRALFESQLLDEKIPFFGLGEKLSPSFEPNLQSLQDYAGFRKAVFESGKKYSQKISNIDIKQDGDLAQVSLDFETTLVESGKGVHGWKILQLLRVRGHWKIVSELYTVR; translated from the coding sequence ATGACTAAATTCAGCCGCTACGCACTTGCCATCGCCCTTTTTGCACTTTCACCGCTTGGCCATTCGGCAATGGCCGACGACCGTCCGTCATTGAATGGAGGAACCGGTCACATGCCGAGCGAAGATAGCCGAAAACAGATCCAGGAAGTGTTGGATAACTATGCCAAAAGCGTAACGACTGGAGACCGCGCGCTTTTCGAATCTCAGCTGCTGGACGAGAAAATACCTTTCTTCGGACTTGGGGAAAAATTAAGTCCGTCATTCGAGCCAAATCTGCAGAGTTTGCAAGATTACGCCGGATTTCGGAAAGCGGTCTTCGAGAGCGGTAAAAAATACAGTCAAAAAATTTCTAACATCGACATCAAACAAGACGGCGATCTGGCCCAGGTGTCTTTAGACTTTGAAACGACTCTCGTCGAATCCGGCAAGGGTGTGCATGGCTGGAAAATCCTGCAATTGCTGAGGGTTCGGGGACACTGGAAAATTGTCAGCGAACTGTATACCGTGCGGTGA
- a CDS encoding Crp/Fnr family transcriptional regulator — protein MFTAPDPNQNHLLAALLDAEFDRLAPHLELIPMRLGDLLYDSGGKLQYVYFPTTSIVSLLYVLENGGSSEIAGVGNEGILGISLFMGGNTTPSRAVVQTGGFGYRLKSHILMEEFNRAGPVMRLLLRYTQALLTQMSQTAVCNRHHTLDQQLCRWLLLTLDRLPTNELTMTQELIAGMLGVRREGVTEAAGKLQNLGFIRYRRGHITVLDRAGLTDNVCECYGVVKKEFARLLSDVHQRQGTPPPAR, from the coding sequence ATGTTCACCGCACCCGACCCAAACCAGAACCACCTGCTGGCAGCCTTGCTCGACGCTGAATTCGATCGCCTGGCGCCGCACCTGGAGCTGATCCCGATGCGGCTGGGAGACCTGCTCTACGATTCCGGCGGCAAGCTGCAGTATGTCTATTTTCCCACCACATCGATTGTCTCGCTGCTCTATGTCCTGGAAAACGGCGGATCTTCCGAGATCGCCGGGGTCGGCAACGAGGGTATATTGGGGATTTCTCTTTTCATGGGCGGCAATACTACGCCCAGCCGCGCGGTGGTGCAGACCGGCGGCTTCGGCTACCGGCTCAAGTCGCACATATTGATGGAAGAGTTCAACCGTGCCGGACCGGTGATGCGCCTGCTGCTGCGCTATACCCAGGCGCTGCTCACGCAAATGAGCCAGACCGCCGTGTGCAACCGCCACCATACGCTGGATCAGCAATTGTGCCGCTGGCTGCTGCTGACGCTGGACCGCCTGCCCACGAACGAATTGACGATGACCCAAGAATTGATTGCCGGCATGCTGGGCGTGCGGCGCGAAGGCGTCACCGAGGCCGCAGGAAAATTGCAGAACCTCGGTTTTATCCGCTACCGGCGCGGCCATATCACCGTGCTGGACCGGGCTGGCCTGACCGACAACGTCTGCGAATGTTATGGCGTGGTCAAGAAGGAATTTGCGCGCCTGCTGTCGGACGTGCATCAGCGGCAAGGCACGCCGCCGCCGGCCAGATAG
- a CDS encoding LysR family transcriptional regulator → MKVNLEDLNAFVAVARAKGFREGARVNGSSASALSEAVRRLETQLGVRLLNRTTRSVVPTEAGQGLLARLSPALSEMEAALDVVNGFRDKPAGTLRLNVPISAARLVLGRIVPPFLAAYPDIQMEIITEESFVDVIAAGCDAGIRYDERLEQDMIAVPIGPRVQRFATAASPAYLDRHGRPQHPRELLGHACLRGRFSSGSMPPWEFERNGEMVRVEPTGPLIVQVGGGIDLAVEAGIAGSGIVYLFEDWLRPHLDSGALEPLLQPWWMGFSGPFLYYPGRRLVPAPLRAFIDFIKGPAVDH, encoded by the coding sequence ATGAAGGTCAACCTGGAAGATCTGAACGCTTTCGTGGCGGTGGCGCGTGCCAAAGGCTTTCGCGAAGGCGCGCGCGTCAACGGCAGCAGCGCGTCTGCGCTCAGCGAAGCGGTACGTCGCCTGGAGACGCAGCTTGGCGTGAGGCTGCTCAACCGCACCACACGCAGTGTGGTGCCGACCGAAGCGGGCCAGGGCTTGCTGGCGCGGCTCAGTCCGGCCTTGAGCGAGATGGAGGCTGCGCTCGACGTGGTCAACGGTTTTCGTGACAAGCCAGCCGGCACGTTGCGTCTCAACGTGCCGATCAGTGCGGCGCGGCTGGTGCTGGGCCGCATCGTACCGCCATTTCTCGCTGCTTATCCCGACATTCAGATGGAGATCATCACCGAAGAAAGTTTTGTCGACGTGATCGCGGCCGGATGCGACGCCGGCATCCGCTACGACGAGCGGCTGGAGCAGGACATGATCGCGGTGCCGATCGGGCCGCGCGTCCAGCGTTTTGCCACCGCCGCTTCTCCCGCCTATCTTGACCGGCATGGCCGGCCGCAACACCCGCGCGAACTGCTCGGCCATGCCTGCCTGCGCGGCCGTTTTTCCAGCGGTTCAATGCCGCCGTGGGAGTTTGAACGGAACGGTGAGATGGTGCGGGTGGAGCCGACGGGGCCGCTGATCGTACAAGTGGGCGGAGGAATCGATCTCGCCGTCGAGGCGGGGATCGCGGGCAGCGGCATCGTTTATCTCTTCGAGGACTGGCTGCGTCCCCATCTCGACAGCGGCGCGCTGGAGCCGCTGCTGCAGCCGTGGTGGATGGGCTTTTCCGGCCCGTTCCTTTATTATCCCGGACGCCGCCTGGTGCCGGCTCCTTTGCGCGCATTCATCGATTTTATCAAGGGACCAGCCGTCGATCATTAG
- a CDS encoding PAS domain-containing hybrid sensor histidine kinase/response regulator translates to MENTSGNAAQAVQQPLLKAGALQNAIFNSANFSCIATDAQGVIQIFNVGAERMLGYKAEDVVDKITPAGISDAQELIARAASLSLELDTQITPGFEALVFKASRGIEDIYELTYIRKDGSRFPAMVSVTALRDAQDKVIGYLLIGTDNTARKQVEAEQALLDQRLRDQQFYTRSLIESNIDALMTTDPRGIISDVNQQMEALTGCTRDELIGAPFKNYFTDPERAEAAITRVLREGKVTNYELTAHAVDGTETVVSYNATTFHNRDNQLQGVFAAARDVTDRKQFEYTLQENNIELENARAAAEKANLAKSDFLSSMSHELRTPLNAVLGFAQLMASDTPPPSSAQKLSIDQILQAGWYLLRLINEILDLAMIESGKVTLSQESMSLTEVIQDCQAMIEPQAQKRGVQLTFPLLDNLFYVHADRTRVKQVMVNLLSNAIKYNRAEGSVVVKCATSGSDRVRVSVTDTGTGLTPEQLAQLFQPFNRLGQESSVEEGTGIGLVVTKQLVELMGGVIGVESRVGAGSVFWVELPAASAPELALDDIDKIAVDKSNRAAADQLQSQRTLLYVEDNPANLVLVEQLIARRGDLTLLTAINGHLGIQMARAHQPDVILMDINLPGISGYGVLKILLEDVATAHIPIMALSANAVPRDIQKGMDAGFFRYLTKPIEVVEFMDALDVALRHAEKNGLPSGA, encoded by the coding sequence ATGGAAAATACATCTGGAAATGCAGCGCAAGCCGTGCAGCAACCGCTGCTGAAAGCCGGCGCCTTGCAAAACGCCATTTTCAACAGCGCCAATTTTTCCTGCATCGCCACCGACGCCCAAGGCGTGATCCAGATTTTCAACGTCGGCGCCGAACGCATGCTCGGCTACAAGGCAGAGGACGTGGTAGACAAAATCACGCCGGCCGGGATTTCGGATGCGCAAGAACTGATTGCGCGCGCCGCATCGCTCAGCCTTGAGCTCGACACCCAGATCACCCCGGGCTTCGAAGCGCTGGTGTTCAAGGCCTCGCGCGGCATTGAAGACATCTACGAACTGACCTATATCCGCAAGGATGGCAGCCGCTTTCCGGCGATGGTGTCGGTCACCGCCCTGCGCGATGCCCAAGACAAGGTAATCGGCTACCTGCTGATCGGCACCGACAATACGGCGCGCAAACAGGTCGAAGCGGAACAGGCGCTGCTTGACCAGCGCCTGCGCGACCAGCAGTTCTACACGCGCTCGCTGATCGAATCGAATATCGATGCCTTGATGACCACCGATCCGCGCGGCATCATCAGCGATGTCAACCAGCAGATGGAAGCGCTGACCGGCTGCACCCGTGACGAGCTGATCGGGGCGCCGTTCAAGAATTACTTTACCGATCCGGAGCGTGCCGAGGCCGCCATCACACGCGTGCTGCGCGAAGGCAAGGTGACCAACTACGAGCTGACCGCCCACGCCGTGGATGGCACCGAGACGGTGGTCTCGTACAACGCGACCACCTTCCACAACCGCGACAACCAGCTGCAAGGCGTGTTCGCGGCGGCACGCGACGTCACCGACCGCAAGCAGTTCGAATATACGCTGCAAGAAAACAATATCGAACTGGAAAATGCCAGGGCGGCAGCGGAAAAAGCCAACCTGGCAAAATCGGATTTCCTCTCCAGCATGAGCCATGAATTACGCACCCCGCTCAACGCCGTGCTCGGATTCGCGCAGCTGATGGCGTCCGATACGCCGCCGCCGTCATCGGCGCAAAAATTGTCGATCGACCAGATCTTGCAGGCCGGCTGGTATCTGCTGCGCCTGATCAACGAGATCCTCGACCTGGCGATGATCGAATCGGGTAAAGTGACACTGTCGCAGGAATCGATGTCGCTCACCGAAGTGATACAGGATTGCCAGGCAATGATCGAGCCGCAGGCGCAAAAGCGCGGGGTGCAGCTGACCTTCCCTCTTCTCGACAACCTGTTTTATGTGCATGCCGACCGCACCAGGGTCAAGCAAGTGATGGTCAACCTGCTGTCGAATGCGATCAAATACAATCGGGCCGAGGGCAGTGTGGTTGTCAAATGCGCGACGAGCGGCAGCGACCGGGTGCGCGTCAGCGTTACCGATACCGGAACAGGCTTGACGCCGGAACAGTTGGCGCAGCTGTTTCAGCCTTTCAACCGGCTCGGGCAAGAGAGCAGTGTCGAAGAAGGCACCGGCATCGGCCTGGTGGTCACCAAGCAGCTGGTCGAGTTGATGGGTGGCGTCATCGGCGTCGAAAGCAGGGTCGGCGCCGGCAGCGTATTCTGGGTGGAATTGCCGGCGGCGAGCGCGCCGGAACTGGCGCTTGACGACATCGACAAGATCGCCGTCGATAAATCGAATCGCGCCGCGGCAGATCAGCTGCAGTCCCAGCGCACGCTGCTCTATGTCGAGGACAATCCGGCAAACCTGGTCCTGGTCGAGCAACTGATTGCGCGGCGCGGCGACCTGACGCTGCTGACGGCGATCAACGGCCACCTGGGAATCCAGATGGCACGCGCGCACCAGCCGGACGTGATCCTGATGGATATCAACCTGCCCGGCATCAGCGGTTACGGCGTCCTCAAAATTTTGCTCGAAGATGTGGCAACGGCCCACATCCCGATCATGGCGCTGTCGGCCAACGCCGTGCCGCGCGATATCCAGAAAGGCATGGATGCGGGTTTCTTCCGCTACCTGACAAAACCGATCGAGGTGGTCGAATTCATGGACGCCCTCGACGTCGCGCTGCGCCATGCGGAAAAGAACGGCTTGCCGAGCGGAGCATAG